One region of Endozoicomonas sp. Mp262 genomic DNA includes:
- the lpxD gene encoding UDP-3-O-(3-hydroxymyristoyl)glucosamine N-acyltransferase, whose product MKQHTIYTLADLAEQSGASLQGEAAKVITGLNTLQDAGDTELSFLANPAYARYLQSTAAGAVILAPDNAVGFDGNALIMDNPYLGYARLSHLFDPAKGAGEGVHPSAVISPDARVHPDVIVGANAVIEAGVEIAEGVHIEAGVVIGHDSIIGRDTHLARNVTICHGVSIGERVIIHCGAVIGSDGFGNARDKGRWFKIAQIGGVVIGDDVEIGSCTCIDRGALGNTVIGDGVRLDNLIQIAHNVVIGKNTAIAALTGISGSTHIGENCTIAGAAGFAGHLEIADNVHIAGMAMVTRSISEPGAYASGTGFMAVRDWRKNVVRFRQLDDMARRLRRLEKQ is encoded by the coding sequence ATGAAGCAACATACTATTTACACGCTGGCAGACCTGGCAGAACAAAGTGGAGCCTCCCTGCAAGGGGAGGCTGCCAAGGTGATTACCGGACTAAATACCCTTCAGGATGCCGGTGATACGGAATTAAGTTTTCTAGCCAATCCCGCGTATGCCCGCTATTTGCAGTCAACAGCTGCCGGGGCGGTGATTCTTGCCCCTGATAATGCTGTGGGGTTTGATGGTAATGCCCTGATAATGGATAACCCTTATCTTGGTTATGCCAGGCTGTCTCACCTGTTTGATCCGGCCAAGGGGGCAGGTGAAGGTGTTCATCCCAGTGCTGTAATCAGTCCGGATGCCAGGGTTCATCCTGATGTGATTGTCGGTGCGAATGCAGTGATTGAGGCTGGTGTGGAGATAGCCGAGGGCGTTCATATCGAGGCGGGTGTGGTGATCGGCCATGATTCAATAATTGGCAGGGATACGCATCTGGCGCGTAATGTTACCATTTGTCACGGTGTCAGTATTGGTGAACGGGTTATAATCCACTGTGGTGCCGTGATTGGCAGTGATGGCTTTGGCAATGCCCGGGATAAGGGCCGCTGGTTCAAGATTGCCCAGATTGGTGGCGTGGTTATTGGTGACGACGTTGAAATCGGCTCATGTACCTGTATTGATCGTGGCGCCCTTGGCAATACCGTTATTGGGGATGGTGTGAGGCTTGATAACCTGATTCAGATCGCCCATAACGTGGTCATTGGCAAAAATACCGCCATTGCGGCCCTGACCGGCATTTCAGGAAGTACCCATATTGGCGAAAACTGCACTATTGCCGGTGCTGCCGGTTTTGCAGGTCACCTTGAAATTGCTGATAATGTGCATATTGCAGGAATGGCCATGGTGACCCGCTCTATCAGTGAGCCGGGGGCCTATGCCTCCGGTACTGGCTTTATGGCAGTGAGGGACTGGCGGAAAAATGTCGTTCGGTTCCGACAGCTGGATGATATGGCCAGGCGATTGAGGCGTCTTGAAAAACAGTGA
- the lpxA gene encoding acyl-ACP--UDP-N-acetylglucosamine O-acyltransferase, translating into MNDSRFSNDSKTGIHPTAIVDPSARLADDVQVGPWTYIGPDVEIASGTVIHSHVVIKGPTRIGRNNRIFQFASVGEACQDKKFADEPTRLEIGDNNIIREGCTLHRGTVQDEGVTRIGSNNLFMAYVHIAHDCIIGNHCVLANNSTLGGHVVIGDGVILGGFTGVHQFAVVGSYSMSAGNSTIFKDVPAFVMVSGNPAAAHGMNYEGMRRRGYDKELIRTLKNCYKIIYRQGLRTVEAIDRLESMNPGPEVQLLIDSLKASTRGITR; encoded by the coding sequence TTGAACGATTCCCGTTTCAGTAACGATTCAAAAACCGGGATTCATCCGACAGCCATTGTGGACCCCAGTGCAAGGCTGGCTGATGATGTGCAAGTAGGCCCCTGGACATATATAGGCCCGGATGTGGAAATTGCATCGGGTACTGTGATTCATTCCCATGTTGTTATAAAAGGCCCTACCCGTATTGGCCGCAACAATCGTATATTCCAGTTCGCCAGTGTGGGTGAAGCCTGTCAGGATAAAAAATTTGCTGATGAGCCCACCCGTCTGGAGATAGGGGATAATAATATTATTCGTGAAGGCTGTACGCTTCACCGGGGAACTGTTCAGGATGAAGGGGTAACCCGGATTGGTAGCAATAACCTGTTTATGGCGTATGTCCATATTGCCCATGACTGTATTATTGGGAACCACTGTGTATTGGCCAATAACTCGACCCTGGGTGGCCATGTGGTGATTGGTGACGGAGTCATTCTGGGGGGCTTTACCGGTGTCCATCAGTTTGCCGTGGTTGGCTCTTACAGTATGAGCGCAGGCAACTCCACTATTTTTAAAGATGTCCCCGCCTTTGTCATGGTTAGTGGCAATCCCGCTGCAGCCCACGGAATGAATTACGAAGGAATGCGCAGAAGGGGGTATGATAAAGAGTTGATACGCACCCTGAAGAACTGCTACAAAATTATTTACCGTCAGGGACTCCGCACTGTTGAGGCCATTGACCGGCTGGAGAGTATGAATCCCGGCCCTGAGGTCCAGTTGCTTATTGATTCCCTGAAGGCCTCTACCCGGGGGATTACCCGCTAA
- the ygjK gene encoding alpha-glucosidase, translating into MTAKKTLLAISVASILTLTGCSNNNDSDNNNPLYDTSMLNPKGELALKYDNVLNRSGDPAAMKDLDSQGNIAYNPLFDKGSWHGFLLPDSADTEGAFTGPSIIAEEYNALLGKYMDKLTLTDTGSGSVYSMSNATEKKKISYPGALYQRYDFGDLEVAIELRFVDQRISLVKTTVLNKTGNSKRLTFNWSGELTETWFRQNGKDSSTVTERYGEDFRILAVNADGVDVRLNRQRDTWNLLTQEGARFFIQRSLPTVEQSNEILGYQASSAPIALGAGGSTVVWSAQSYVHDQKEYDQTRIKVDAVLGSAAQRFEQSVARWEGYLNNALTNTEADEKEQRLAVKAIQTLHTNWRSAYGFLEKDGVTPSYTAPWFAGGIWPWDSWKHVYALAHINPELAMNNVRAMFDYQVTDKDRIRPQDAGMLIDVVFPNIEPDRKLKPFNNDQTRHLKHREHYDGGNWNERNTKPSLASWSVWEVYQGLIEQKREDDARAWIEEMYPKLVSYHQWWYKNRDHNGNGIVEYGATMHPAHNNEQGELKFSFESDLSGISNELKADIANFCKQSGSKYQCASTELYEDMADWGEMAIHIPAQDGAAWESGMDNAARFGFISEAQLKAYADKAYGKNDVEHLKKARADWTPRFFQNTDDKGNKLGYSINQESVDINSYLAREKELLADMATLLGKDSAAEQFKADADQIKNYINTYMYDKDSGFYYDLEITGEKNSALYQPGSGSVLLTKRGRGPEGWSPLFNRIATPEQAEDVRDVMMNEEEFNTKVPLGTAALTNPAYGPDIYWRGRVWVDQVYFGLMGLKNYGYDQDANALMDKILMNAEGLMEEGAIRENYNPETGAVQGASNFGWSAAHFYMMYKNVMHPVSGI; encoded by the coding sequence ATGACCGCTAAAAAAACATTACTGGCTATTTCTGTAGCGTCTATTCTGACCCTTACGGGCTGCTCCAATAATAATGATTCTGACAACAATAATCCCCTGTACGATACCAGCATGCTGAACCCCAAGGGGGAACTGGCGCTTAAATACGATAATGTGTTAAATCGCAGTGGTGATCCCGCCGCTATGAAAGACTTGGATAGTCAGGGTAATATTGCTTACAACCCCCTGTTTGACAAAGGCAGCTGGCATGGTTTTCTATTGCCTGATAGTGCTGATACAGAGGGAGCTTTTACAGGCCCCTCCATTATTGCCGAGGAATATAATGCACTGCTTGGCAAATATATGGATAAGCTAACCCTGACAGATACGGGTTCTGGCAGTGTGTATTCCATGTCTAATGCCACTGAAAAAAAGAAAATTTCGTATCCGGGTGCACTCTATCAGCGCTATGATTTTGGCGATCTGGAAGTGGCCATTGAGTTGCGCTTTGTGGATCAGCGGATCTCCCTGGTTAAGACTACGGTATTAAATAAAACCGGTAATAGTAAACGGCTGACATTTAACTGGTCTGGTGAACTCACAGAAACCTGGTTCCGGCAAAATGGCAAAGATAGCAGTACGGTGACGGAACGTTATGGTGAAGATTTCCGAATCCTGGCTGTTAATGCCGATGGAGTTGATGTTCGTTTAAACCGCCAGCGGGATACCTGGAACCTGCTGACCCAGGAGGGCGCCCGGTTCTTTATCCAGCGCAGCCTGCCCACGGTTGAACAAAGTAATGAAATTCTGGGGTATCAGGCATCATCCGCTCCGATAGCCTTGGGTGCAGGTGGGTCGACTGTGGTCTGGAGTGCACAGTCCTATGTTCATGACCAGAAGGAGTACGACCAAACCAGAATTAAGGTTGATGCTGTGCTGGGCAGTGCAGCGCAGCGCTTTGAGCAATCTGTCGCCCGCTGGGAAGGTTATCTGAACAATGCGCTTACCAATACCGAAGCGGATGAAAAAGAGCAGCGGTTGGCGGTTAAAGCCATTCAGACCCTCCATACTAACTGGCGTTCAGCCTATGGCTTCCTGGAAAAAGACGGTGTAACCCCGTCTTATACAGCGCCCTGGTTTGCGGGGGGGATCTGGCCCTGGGATAGCTGGAAGCATGTTTATGCCCTGGCTCATATTAACCCTGAGTTGGCCATGAATAATGTTCGTGCCATGTTTGATTATCAGGTGACAGATAAAGACCGTATTCGCCCCCAGGATGCCGGCATGTTGATTGATGTGGTATTCCCGAATATTGAGCCTGACCGTAAACTGAAACCGTTTAATAATGACCAGACGCGCCACTTAAAGCATAGGGAGCATTATGACGGCGGTAACTGGAATGAACGAAATACCAAGCCATCGCTGGCGTCCTGGTCAGTATGGGAGGTTTATCAGGGGCTGATTGAGCAGAAGCGGGAAGACGACGCCAGGGCCTGGATTGAGGAGATGTACCCTAAGCTGGTGAGTTATCATCAGTGGTGGTACAAAAACCGTGACCACAATGGCAATGGAATTGTGGAATACGGTGCAACCATGCATCCTGCCCATAATAATGAGCAGGGTGAGCTGAAATTCTCGTTTGAAAGCGACCTGAGTGGTATCAGTAATGAGCTGAAGGCTGATATTGCCAACTTCTGTAAGCAATCAGGTAGCAAATACCAGTGTGCAAGTACCGAATTGTATGAAGATATGGCTGATTGGGGAGAAATGGCAATCCATATCCCTGCTCAGGATGGTGCTGCCTGGGAATCAGGTATGGATAATGCTGCGCGGTTTGGCTTTATATCCGAGGCACAACTAAAAGCTTATGCTGATAAGGCCTATGGGAAAAATGATGTAGAGCACCTTAAAAAAGCCCGTGCTGACTGGACGCCACGATTCTTCCAAAACACCGATGATAAAGGTAATAAGCTGGGTTACTCCATTAATCAGGAATCCGTAGATATCAACTCCTACCTGGCCAGGGAAAAAGAGCTGCTGGCTGATATGGCTACCTTGCTGGGCAAAGACAGTGCTGCTGAACAGTTTAAAGCCGATGCAGATCAGATAAAAAACTATATCAACACTTATATGTATGATAAAGATTCTGGTTTTTATTATGACCTGGAAATAACCGGTGAAAAAAACAGTGCCCTTTATCAGCCAGGATCTGGTAGTGTGCTGTTAACTAAGCGAGGCCGTGGCCCGGAGGGCTGGTCGCCTCTGTTTAACAGGATCGCAACCCCTGAACAGGCGGAAGACGTCAGGGATGTCATGATGAATGAGGAGGAGTTTAACACCAAAGTGCCTTTGGGTACTGCGGCGTTGACGAACCCTGCCTATGGCCCGGATATATACTGGCGTGGTCGTGTCTGGGTGGATCAGGTTTATTTTGGCCTGATGGGTCTTAAAAACTACGGCTATGATCAGGATGCCAATGCCCTGATGGATAAAATCCTGATGAATGCCGAAGGGTTAATGGAAGAGGGTGCCATTCGGGAAAACTACAATCCGGAAACCGGTGCTGTGCAAGGTGCCAGTAACTTTGGCTGGAGCGCTGCCCATTTTTATATGATGTATAAAAATGTTATGCACCCAGTATCAGGTATTTAA
- a CDS encoding OmpH family outer membrane protein produces the protein MKQIRLALLSVMMLLPLVGHAKDAGMRIAVIDSEMAVLESDSAKKYAKDSEALFAPRIKKLKTLQEDIKKIEQQLQKDGPAMTEAQRESKQLEIKRKYEDFQLQDRQLRMDKAKSDQAELGKLRPKLDQAVEKVSQELNYDMVLERGAVRYVKAEFDITRKVIERLNQMK, from the coding sequence TTGAAACAAATTAGACTGGCTTTATTGTCTGTAATGATGCTGCTCCCTCTGGTTGGGCATGCAAAGGATGCAGGAATGCGCATTGCTGTAATTGACTCCGAAATGGCGGTGCTGGAGTCTGACTCGGCTAAAAAGTATGCCAAGGACTCTGAGGCCCTGTTTGCGCCACGCATCAAAAAGCTGAAGACCCTCCAGGAAGATATTAAGAAGATTGAACAACAGTTGCAGAAAGATGGCCCTGCCATGACTGAGGCACAAAGGGAAAGCAAGCAACTGGAAATTAAACGTAAATATGAAGACTTTCAACTTCAGGATCGTCAGCTGCGGATGGATAAGGCCAAGTCAGACCAGGCCGAGCTAGGCAAGTTGCGTCCCAAGCTGGACCAGGCTGTTGAGAAAGTCTCTCAGGAGCTGAACTATGATATGGTGCTTGAACGTGGCGCAGTGCGTTATGTTAAGGCTGAATTTGATATTACCAGGAAGGTTATTGAGCGCCTGAACCAGATGAAGTAA
- the fabZ gene encoding 3-hydroxyacyl-ACP dehydratase FabZ translates to MIRIDEIREILPHRYPFLLVDRVVNVNLDDNTIECIKNVTINEPFFNGHFPNHPIMPGVLIIEAMAQAAGILGYQIVDSEPEENSIYYFAGADKVRFKQPVVPGDQVILKAQYLVRKRNIWKFSCEAVVDGKIVCSAEITCARKEL, encoded by the coding sequence ATGATCAGAATTGATGAAATCAGGGAGATTTTACCCCATCGGTATCCCTTCTTGCTGGTAGACCGGGTGGTTAATGTTAATCTGGATGACAATACGATTGAGTGTATCAAAAACGTTACTATCAATGAGCCATTTTTTAATGGACACTTTCCCAACCATCCGATTATGCCGGGTGTTTTGATTATCGAGGCTATGGCACAGGCGGCAGGCATCCTGGGTTACCAGATTGTGGACAGTGAGCCTGAGGAAAATTCCATCTATTACTTTGCCGGTGCCGACAAGGTTCGATTTAAGCAGCCGGTGGTACCGGGTGATCAGGTGATTTTGAAGGCGCAGTACCTGGTTCGCAAAAGGAATATCTGGAAATTTTCCTGTGAAGCAGTGGTTGATGGTAAGATAGTCTGTTCTGCTGAAATTACCTGTGCGAGAAAGGAGCTTTAG
- the dnaE gene encoding DNA polymerase III subunit alpha, with protein sequence MSARFVHLRLHTEFSLSDGLVRIKPLLKAITEAGMPAVAVTDQSNLCALVKFYNGAMGAGIKPICGADLWVTHLDDDHEPTRLVLLCMDETGYRNLTELISQAFLENQHHGKAIVKREWVKEKSGGLIALSGGREGEVGQALLAGNERMAHDSLAEWMGAFPDRFYLELQRTHRRGDEDYLHSAVALAGEYDCPVVATNDVMFLSRDDFEAHEARVCIGEGAALDDPRRLKRYSEEQYLKSEEEMLELFSDIPEAIENTVEIARRCNIDVRLGEYFLPEFPIPEGKTMDQFFREFSHEGLTERLAVILDKKDPEYASKEKVYRERLDFELNIILQMGFPGYFLIVMDFIQWSKNNGIPVGPGRGSGAGSLVAYAQKITDLDPIEYDLLFERFLNPERVSMPDFDVDFCMDGRDQVIDYVARTYGKDAVSQIITFGTMAAKAVVRDVARVQGKSYGLADKLSKMIPFEIGMTLNKAYEQEEMIRDFLEQDEEAREIWEMALKLEGVTRNVGKHAGGVVIAPTKLTDFAPLYCDEHGHGVVTQFDKNDVESAGLVKFDFLGLRTLTIIDWALKMINPRRQQRGEEPLDIMQIDLADSDSYSLLKKGETTAVFQLESRGMKDLIKRLLPDCFEDIIALVALFRPGPLQSGMVDNFINRKHGREEVSYPDPQYQHEWLKPILEPTYGIILYQEQVMQIAQELAGYTLGGADMLRRAMGKKKPEEMAKQRAVFEDGAKDKGVDGQLAMKIFDLVEKFAGYGFNKSHSAAYALVSYQTLWLKTHYPAEFMAAVMSSDMQNTDKVVTFIEECRSMGLTVLPPNVNSGEYMFGVNDDGHIVYGLGAIKGVGEGPIEAIVEARSKGGDFADLFDFCERVDIKRVNKRVLEALIRSGAVDLLGPCSGSNEQLGKNRAVLEACQGEAVKAAEQAAKSLDSGHVDLFGALVPVGKEDVYEKYTGIHEWPDKVRLQGEKETLGLYLTGHPIDEYEGEIKHFIRNRIKDLQPARGDSQNIAGLVVDLRIMKNKRGDKMAFITLDDRTGRIEVSVFADAFTEYQALIQKDAVLVVEGEVNHDDYSGSLKVRTRKIMNLVDARSHYARRLVLQVVSGQMGQRFTSKLGSVLGEYPGHLPVQIDYQREDAAASLMLGEQWQVSPSDELVQNLRKWLGRDSARVEYL encoded by the coding sequence ATGTCTGCACGCTTTGTTCATCTGAGACTCCATACTGAATTTTCCCTCAGCGACGGGTTGGTTCGCATTAAGCCGCTGCTTAAGGCGATTACCGAGGCAGGTATGCCTGCGGTGGCGGTAACCGACCAGTCAAACCTGTGCGCACTGGTTAAGTTTTATAATGGTGCCATGGGGGCTGGTATCAAGCCTATTTGCGGTGCAGACCTCTGGGTAACCCACCTGGATGATGACCATGAGCCTACCCGACTGGTTTTGCTGTGTATGGATGAAACCGGTTATCGTAACCTGACCGAGTTGATTTCCCAGGCCTTCCTTGAAAACCAGCACCATGGTAAAGCCATCGTTAAGCGAGAATGGGTAAAAGAAAAATCGGGCGGATTGATCGCCTTGTCCGGTGGTCGGGAAGGCGAAGTGGGGCAGGCCTTGCTGGCGGGTAATGAGCGCATGGCCCATGACAGTCTTGCAGAATGGATGGGGGCTTTTCCTGACCGTTTTTATCTGGAGTTACAGCGAACCCATCGCAGGGGCGATGAGGATTATCTGCACAGTGCGGTGGCACTGGCTGGCGAATACGATTGTCCGGTGGTGGCCACCAATGATGTGATGTTTTTATCCAGGGATGATTTTGAGGCCCATGAAGCAAGGGTTTGCATTGGCGAGGGAGCCGCTCTGGATGATCCCCGCCGGCTTAAGCGTTACTCGGAGGAACAGTACCTCAAGTCTGAAGAGGAAATGCTGGAGCTATTTTCGGATATTCCTGAAGCCATTGAAAACACCGTTGAGATTGCCCGTCGCTGCAATATTGATGTGAGGCTGGGAGAATATTTCCTGCCGGAATTCCCTATTCCTGAAGGGAAAACCATGGATCAGTTTTTCCGGGAGTTTTCCCATGAGGGGCTTACAGAAAGGCTGGCCGTTATCCTGGATAAAAAGGATCCGGAGTATGCCAGCAAAGAAAAAGTCTACAGGGAACGACTGGATTTTGAGCTGAATATTATCCTGCAAATGGGATTCCCCGGTTACTTTCTGATCGTAATGGACTTTATCCAGTGGTCTAAAAATAATGGTATTCCCGTTGGGCCGGGCCGGGGTTCCGGTGCCGGGTCGCTGGTGGCCTATGCCCAAAAGATCACCGATCTTGACCCTATTGAATATGACCTGCTGTTCGAGCGATTTTTGAATCCCGAGCGGGTCTCCATGCCAGACTTTGATGTGGACTTCTGCATGGATGGCCGTGACCAGGTCATTGATTACGTTGCCCGTACCTATGGAAAAGATGCGGTTTCCCAGATTATTACCTTTGGTACTATGGCGGCCAAGGCAGTGGTTCGGGATGTGGCCCGGGTTCAGGGCAAGTCTTATGGCCTGGCCGATAAACTGTCCAAAATGATTCCCTTTGAAATAGGCATGACCCTGAATAAGGCCTATGAACAGGAAGAGATGATCCGGGATTTTCTGGAGCAGGATGAAGAAGCCCGGGAAATCTGGGAAATGGCCCTGAAACTGGAAGGGGTGACCCGAAATGTGGGTAAGCATGCCGGGGGGGTGGTTATTGCCCCCACCAAGCTGACCGACTTTGCCCCGCTCTACTGCGATGAACATGGTCATGGCGTGGTTACCCAGTTTGATAAAAATGATGTTGAGTCCGCCGGTCTGGTGAAATTTGACTTTCTGGGCCTGAGAACCCTGACCATTATTGACTGGGCCCTGAAAATGATTAATCCCCGGCGTCAGCAGCGCGGGGAAGAGCCGCTGGATATCATGCAGATTGACCTGGCGGATTCTGACTCCTACAGCCTACTGAAAAAAGGTGAAACCACTGCCGTTTTTCAGCTGGAATCCCGAGGGATGAAAGACCTCATCAAACGGCTTCTGCCTGACTGTTTTGAGGATATCATCGCATTGGTGGCGCTATTCCGTCCGGGACCACTGCAGTCCGGGATGGTGGACAACTTTATAAACCGAAAACACGGCCGTGAGGAGGTTTCCTACCCTGATCCTCAATACCAGCATGAATGGCTGAAGCCCATCCTTGAGCCTACCTATGGCATTATCCTCTATCAGGAACAGGTCATGCAGATTGCCCAGGAGCTGGCGGGCTATACCCTGGGTGGAGCGGATATGTTACGCCGTGCCATGGGTAAGAAAAAGCCGGAGGAGATGGCCAAGCAGCGGGCTGTATTTGAGGATGGTGCCAAGGACAAAGGGGTTGATGGCCAGCTAGCCATGAAAATCTTTGACCTGGTGGAGAAATTTGCCGGTTATGGCTTTAACAAGTCCCACTCTGCCGCCTATGCCCTGGTCTCCTATCAAACACTCTGGTTAAAGACCCATTATCCTGCCGAATTTATGGCGGCGGTTATGAGCTCTGATATGCAGAACACCGATAAGGTGGTGACCTTTATCGAAGAGTGCCGGAGTATGGGGCTGACCGTTCTGCCTCCCAATGTTAACAGCGGCGAGTATATGTTTGGTGTTAATGACGATGGTCATATTGTTTATGGCCTTGGTGCTATCAAGGGCGTTGGCGAGGGTCCTATTGAAGCCATTGTAGAGGCGCGTTCCAAAGGTGGTGATTTTGCTGACCTGTTTGATTTCTGTGAACGGGTGGATATCAAGCGGGTGAATAAACGGGTTCTGGAAGCGCTTATTCGCTCAGGGGCTGTTGACTTGTTAGGGCCTTGTTCGGGAAGTAATGAGCAACTAGGCAAAAACCGGGCAGTGCTGGAAGCCTGTCAGGGTGAGGCGGTGAAAGCGGCAGAGCAGGCAGCGAAAAGCCTGGATTCAGGCCATGTGGATTTATTTGGTGCTTTGGTTCCTGTTGGCAAGGAAGATGTCTATGAAAAGTATACCGGTATTCATGAGTGGCCGGATAAAGTTCGTTTGCAGGGTGAAAAGGAGACACTGGGCCTTTATCTGACCGGTCACCCCATTGATGAATACGAAGGCGAAATAAAGCACTTTATCCGTAACCGGATCAAGGACCTTCAGCCGGCCCGTGGCGATAGCCAGAATATTGCCGGGTTGGTGGTGGATCTTCGTATCATGAAAAACAAGCGGGGTGATAAAATGGCCTTTATTACCCTGGATGACCGGACTGGTCGAATAGAAGTGTCTGTTTTTGCTGATGCGTTTACAGAATACCAGGCGCTGATTCAAAAGGATGCAGTGCTGGTGGTTGAGGGTGAAGTGAATCATGATGATTACTCCGGTAGTCTGAAAGTTCGAACAAGGAAAATTATGAATCTGGTGGATGCCCGTAGCCATTATGCCCGCAGATTGGTATTGCAGGTGGTTTCAGGGCAGATGGGGCAGCGCTTTACCAGTAAGCTGGGAAGCGTGCTTGGGGAGTATCCGGGACACCTGCCGGTGCAGATTGATTATCAACGGGAAGATGCTGCCGCCAGTCTGATGCTGGGTGAGCAATGGCAGGTGAGTCCCAGTGATGAGTTGGTTCAGAATCTGCGGAAATGGTTGGGTCGTGATTCAGCCAGGGTGGAGTATTTATAG
- the lpxB gene encoding lipid-A-disaccharide synthase: MTKPLADQKRPLQVAMVAGEASGDILAAGLIKEIKRHHPDVHCYGIGGPLMQGEGFDSLFPMDRLSVMGLVEVLGRLKELVGIRRQLGDQLIQNPPDIFIGIDAPDFNLGLEKQLKAAGIPTTHYVSPQVWAWREGRLKKIKRSVDHMLALLPFEASYYQGHDVDVTFVGHPLADKVAFSPDKGKARQSLSIARQGLVVGVLPGSRKAEVARLGELFLTTARMLRKEVPSVRFIVPCANDKRKVQLLQMLENYKDLDITLFDGRASDVMAASDAILIASGTATLEAALHKRPLVVSYRMSALTFAIAKRLVKVEHVALPNLLAGRELVPELLQDEATPENLCKAMQRALFDQAYQKELVHEFEKIHQQLKRNASELAYGAVKSVIESHHATKCA, translated from the coding sequence ATGACTAAGCCTTTAGCTGATCAAAAAAGACCACTTCAAGTGGCAATGGTGGCCGGCGAAGCCTCAGGCGATATATTAGCTGCCGGCCTGATTAAGGAAATCAAACGTCACCACCCTGACGTCCATTGCTATGGCATTGGTGGCCCGCTGATGCAGGGGGAGGGGTTTGATAGCCTGTTTCCCATGGACAGGCTCTCTGTCATGGGACTGGTAGAAGTATTGGGTCGCTTGAAGGAGCTGGTGGGTATCCGACGGCAACTGGGGGATCAGCTGATACAAAACCCACCGGATATCTTTATTGGCATTGACGCCCCTGATTTTAACCTGGGACTGGAAAAACAACTCAAGGCCGCAGGCATTCCCACCACCCACTATGTCAGCCCACAGGTATGGGCATGGCGGGAAGGGCGTTTGAAAAAAATCAAGCGTTCGGTGGATCATATGCTGGCCTTATTGCCTTTTGAGGCCAGTTACTATCAGGGACATGATGTGGATGTTACCTTTGTGGGGCATCCACTGGCGGACAAGGTGGCTTTTTCTCCGGATAAGGGAAAAGCACGACAGTCTTTGTCTATTGCCAGGCAGGGATTGGTTGTCGGTGTGCTTCCTGGTAGCCGGAAGGCAGAAGTGGCCCGCCTGGGTGAACTGTTTTTGACCACGGCGCGGATGCTAAGGAAAGAGGTTCCCAGTGTTCGTTTTATTGTTCCCTGTGCCAATGATAAGCGAAAAGTTCAGCTCCTGCAGATGTTGGAGAACTATAAAGATCTGGATATCACCCTGTTTGATGGCAGGGCATCAGATGTTATGGCAGCATCCGATGCGATCCTGATTGCCTCGGGAACGGCAACCCTTGAAGCCGCTTTGCATAAGCGTCCATTAGTGGTCAGTTATCGTATGAGTGCGCTCACATTTGCCATTGCCAAACGACTGGTTAAGGTTGAGCATGTGGCCTTGCCAAACTTGCTGGCGGGCAGGGAGCTGGTGCCAGAGTTGCTACAGGATGAGGCCACTCCGGAAAACCTGTGTAAGGCCATGCAGCGAGCCCTGTTTGATCAGGCATATCAGAAAGAACTCGTTCATGAGTTTGAAAAGATACATCAACAGCTTAAACGCAATGCCAGTGAGCTGGCCTATGGCGCGGTTAAATCAGTGATAGAGTCTCATCATGCAACAAAGTGCGCTTGA
- the rnhB gene encoding ribonuclease HII: MQQSALDFEVHSQQVLVAGVDEVGRGPLCGPVVAAAVILDASKPIEGLNDSKKLSEKKREQLFDEICQKSLAWCISRAEVEEIDQLNILHASMLAMQRAVLGLKVKPGLALIDGNRCPSLPCQAEAIVKGDSKVPEIAAASILAKVARDREMVEMDLQYPGYGIAGHKGYPTKAHLEALRKLGPTPIYRRSFKPVAVLLGMA, from the coding sequence ATGCAACAAAGTGCGCTTGATTTTGAGGTTCACTCCCAACAGGTTTTGGTTGCTGGAGTGGATGAAGTGGGCAGAGGTCCCTTATGTGGTCCGGTGGTTGCTGCTGCCGTTATTTTGGATGCCAGTAAACCCATTGAAGGGCTTAATGACTCTAAAAAGCTGTCTGAAAAAAAGCGGGAACAGCTGTTTGATGAGATTTGCCAGAAAAGCCTGGCCTGGTGCATCAGCCGCGCCGAGGTGGAGGAGATTGATCAACTTAATATTCTCCATGCCAGTATGCTGGCTATGCAGCGGGCGGTGCTGGGCCTGAAAGTAAAACCCGGCCTGGCATTGATTGACGGCAATCGTTGTCCTTCCCTGCCCTGTCAGGCTGAGGCCATTGTCAAGGGGGACAGCAAGGTGCCCGAGATTGCTGCCGCCTCTATTCTTGCCAAAGTTGCCAGGGACAGGGAGATGGTGGAAATGGATCTGCAATATCCCGGCTATGGCATTGCAGGTCATAAGGGCTATCCTACTAAAGCGCATCTTGAGGCGTTGAGGAAGCTGGGGCCAACCCCGATTTATCGACGCTCCTTTAAGCCTGTTGCTGTTCTTTTAGGCATGGCCTGA